The genomic stretch TGGTGCTGCGACGTACCAGATTGGTTTTGCACCATTTTTAGCAAGACCAGCTGCCATAGTAGCTGCTTCTTCTTCAGCGATCCCTACATCAACAAATTGTTTACCAGCCTTTTGACGTTGCTCTTGATTCAACATAAACATCGGAGTTCCTGCATTTACAGCAACAACCGTTGGGTCTTTTTCAATTTTGTCTAAAACAAATTCTGTCGTAATGCTGTTGTAAGTTTCACCTGAAGTTGTGTGACGAAGGTATTCTCCAGTTTCTGGATTGTAAGGTCCTCCAGCATGGAAGGCTTCGCGATTTTCTTCCATAAATGACACGCCGTGACCTTTTTGTGTATGAATATGTAACAAAACTGGGTGATTCGCATCTTTTACTTCTTCAAAAAGAGCAATTAATTGAGTCAAATCATTTCCAGCATCAAGGTAATGGTAGTCAAAACCAAGTGCCTCAAAGAAATTATTAGCAGCTTTGCCATTGTTTTCACGCAAATCACGAAGTGCTGTGTAAATGCCACCTGTTGGATTTGCTGCGATTGATTGGTCATTATCATTAACAATAACAATCGTATTGGTTCCTTCTGTTGCGATTTGGTTTAGCCCTTCATACGCCATACCACCTGAAAGAGAACCATCACCAATAACCGCCACAACATTATAAGCTTCATCTTTCAAATCACGCGCTTTAGCCACACCAGAAGCAAGTGACAATGATGTTGACGTGTGACCTACTGTGAAGAGGTCGTGTTCGCTTTCTTTAGGATTTGTATAACCAGACACGTCGTCATAGTGAGCTGGGTCAAGAAAAGCTTGCGCACGTCCAGTCAACATTTTATGAACGTATGATTGGTGAGAAACGTCAAAGATAAATTTATCAATCGGTGAATTAAAGACGTAGTGCATAGCGACAGTCATTTCAACTACACCAAAGTTTGGTCCATTGTGTCCGCCATGCTGGCTTGTTTTTTCAAGCAAAGCTTGACGAGCTTCGTCCACCACACGTTGTAACTCCTCACGAGACAATTGTTTTAAATCTTGTGGTGATTCAATTGTTTCAAGTACCATATATTTCTCCTTTTTATTTGACAATCATTTTTAAAAGCTTCTCAGCTTTTTCAAGTATCCCTATCATACACCTTGGAGTTAACTCTAAGTCAAGTAAAAAAATGACTTTTTAAGATAAAAAAAGAGAGATATTCTCTATCTCTCTTGATTAAGGTATTATTTGGTGACTTTGTTCAACTTTTTGATGGATATATTCAACCAAGTCAACAGTTAAATCATATCGCATAAATGGTGTAATGAGGTAAATACCGTTAAAGAATTTTAAAGCATGATCAATT from Streptococcus ruminicola encodes the following:
- a CDS encoding 1-deoxy-D-xylulose-5-phosphate synthase, translated to MVLETIESPQDLKQLSREELQRVVDEARQALLEKTSQHGGHNGPNFGVVEMTVAMHYVFNSPIDKFIFDVSHQSYVHKMLTGRAQAFLDPAHYDDVSGYTNPKESEHDLFTVGHTSTSLSLASGVAKARDLKDEAYNVVAVIGDGSLSGGMAYEGLNQIATEGTNTIVIVNDNDQSIAANPTGGIYTALRDLRENNGKAANNFFEALGFDYHYLDAGNDLTQLIALFEEVKDANHPVLLHIHTQKGHGVSFMEENREAFHAGGPYNPETGEYLRHTTSGETYNSITTEFVLDKIEKDPTVVAVNAGTPMFMLNQEQRQKAGKQFVDVGIAEEEAATMAAGLAKNGAKPIWYVAAPFMQRTYDQWSHDIALNNLPVTTLVYSASVSAMNDESHLGFFDIPFLAHIPNVVYLAPTSKEEHLAMLDWAVEQEEHPVAIRIPVGPLRETGVVDTTDYSILNKNQVTQKGSKVALFGLGNFYGLAEDVAKELADKHGITATLVNPKFITGLDEELLDSLESEHRVVVTLEDGVLEGGYGQMIASYLGNTDIKIQNYGVEKGFHDRYNAKELLAENGVTVDNIVKNILASLA